A part of Oncorhynchus masou masou isolate Uvic2021 chromosome 21, UVic_Omas_1.1, whole genome shotgun sequence genomic DNA contains:
- the LOC135508085 gene encoding phospholipid-transporting ATPase VD-like isoform X6, with protein sequence MSHHAASGIVRKQQTYVDQRWQDVRVGDFVRLSCNEIIPADMLLLYSSDLHGVCYIETANLDGETNLKQREVVRDLPQGSELTPENFHSRIECENPNNDLSRFRGYMEHPSNARVGLHNDNLLLRSCTIRNTETIIGIVVYAGHETKAMKNNSGPRYKRSKLERRMNMDILWSVVLLVIMCLTAAIGHGLWLRNLEEASFLIPDTTSPALAGFYLFWTMIIVLQVLIPVSLYVSIEIVKLGQIFFIQNDVDFYNEYLDSRIQCRALNITEDLGQIQYVFSDKTGTLTENKMVFRRCTIAGVEYPHEENARRLEVYKQEEDEAMGRSHTLKSRASAKSLSCKSLSCNRSSVSLHTLTGHSEGEGEETPSPTLPRHSAFSSPMEKDVVPDPFLVQKLNCLSSPLFLLADASMELTYIVDFFMALAICNTVVVSSPNQPRHVVQVPEVPRTPLKSLEDIKMLFQRFSLPRFSTLSPPHTTESPRSFTGRLFARGKPASFTPSPSPIPTKRGTDPDGEPNFEASILIIKPGLAGPPGEDGDQGDEEGEHGSWKGEEDKIVQLNPGAWSGLENSNGAQDPPGELGADELIYEAESPDEAALVHAARAYHCTLRGHSFARLLVELPGMGSLAVRLLHILPFDSTRKRMSVVVRHPLTKQVVVYTKGADSVIMDLAESPKGAEQSESRQGHIREQTQKHLDNYAREGLRTLCIAKRVLEEEEYEVWLKRHAFAETSIENREELLLESAQRLETNLTLLGATGIVDRLQEEVPETIEALQRAGVKVWVLTGDKQETAINIACACKLLRSTDHLLTANCGSKEACRALLLELRAEMECGEAAEGTSGFTLVVDGRTLEFALQEDLKGDFLELSRCCRAVICCRSTPLQKSQVVRLVQDQLQVMTLAIGDGANDVSMIQVADVGIGISGQEGMQAVMSSDFAISRFKHLRKLLLVHGHWCYTRLANMILYFFYKNVMYVNLLFWYQFFCGFSGSVMTNSWVLIFFNLLFTSVPPLLYGILDKDVSADTLIKLPELYKSGQNSKAYLTSTFWLTMLDAIYQSLVCFFVPYFAYAGSDADMLSFGSPINASSLLIILLHQVIESRTLTWLHALLLMGSALFYFSFTLVFSVVCVTCSPPNNPLGVDKLQMSQPLFYGVCALTTILALLPRFLFQALHNSICPSDTVKAALMDQLNPDDYCRRMQRWNQTQAQSKTRSLVINVEDSDIKVPDPDFRLPSELKEGSATTGSLLS encoded by the exons GAAACAGCAGACGTATGTGGACCAGCGTTGGCAGGACGTCCGCGTGGGGGACTTTGTCCGTCTGTCCTGTAACGAGATCATCCCTGCAGACATGCTGCTGCTGTACTCCTCTGACCTCCACGGCGTCTGCTACATCGAGACGGCCAACCTGGACGGGGAGACTAACCTCAAACAGagagaggtggtcagagacctgccaCAA GGTTCCGAGTTGACTCCAGAGAACTTCCACAGTCGCATTGAATGCGAGAACCCCAACAACGACCTCAGCCGGTTTCGAGGTTACAT GGAGCACCCCAGTAATGCTCGTGTGGGCTTACACAATGACAACCTCCTCCTGAGAAGCTGCACCATCCGCAACACAGAGACCATCATAGGCATCGTGGTCTATGCAG GTCACGAGACCAAAGCCATGAAGAACAACAGTGGGCCGCGGTATAAACGCAGTAAACTGGAGCGCAGGATGAACATGGACATACTGtggagtgttgtcctgctggtcATCATGTGTCTGACCGCAGCTATAG GCCATGGTCTCTGGCTCAGGAACCTGGAAGAAGCTTCCTTTCTGATCCCTGACACCACATCTCCTGCCCTGGCTGGCTTCTACCTGTTCTGGACCATGATCATAGTACTACAG GTGctcatccctgtctccctgtacGTGTCCATCGAGATTGTCAAACTGGGTCAAATCTTCTTCATCCAGAACGACGTGGACTTCTACAATGAGTACCTGGACTCCAGGATCCAGTGTCGAGCCCTGAACATCACAGAGGACCTGGGTCAGATCCAGTATGTGTTCTCAGACAAGACTGGCACACTGACGGAGAACAAGATGGTGTTCCGGCGTTGCACCATTGCTGGGGTGGAGTACCCCCACGAGGAAAATG CGCGGAGGCTTGAAGTGTACAAGCAGGAAGAGGACGAGGCGATGGGCCGCTCCCACACGCTCAAGTCACGTGCCAGCGCCAAGTCCCTGAGCTGCAAGTCGCTCAGCTGCAACCGCAGCTCCGTGTCCCTGCACACACTGACAGGCCACtcagaaggggagggggaggagacccCCAGCCCCACCCTGCCCCGACATAGCGCCTTCAGTAGCCCTATG GAGAAGGATGTAGTCCCGGACCCTTTCCTGGTGCAGAAGCTGAACTGTCTGTCCTCCCCGCTCTTCCTTTTGGCGGACGCCAGTATGGAGCTCACCTACATCGTGGACTTCTTCATGGCTCTGGCCATCTGCAACACGGTGGTGGTGTCCTCACCGAACCAACCCCGCCATGTG GTCCAGGTGCCTGAGGTCCCCCGTACCCCCCTTAAATCCCTGGAGGACATCAAGATGCTGTTCCAGCGTTTCAGCCTCCCCCGCttctccacactctctcctccacacactaCAGAGAGCCCTCGCAGCTTCACCGGCAGGCTCTTCGCCAGGGGCAAGCCAGCCTCCTTCACCCCCAGCCCTTCCCCTATCCCCACCAAGAGGGGTACAGATCCAGACGGGGAGCCTAACTTTGAGGCCTCCATCCTGATTATCAAACCAGGGCTGGCTGGACCCCCTGGAGAGGATGGGGACCaaggggatgaggagggagaacatGGCTCTTGGAAAGGCGAAGAGGACAAGATTGTACAACTCAACCCAGGGGCCTGGAGCGGGCTGGAGAACTCTAACGGAGCCCAAGACCCTCCCGGTGAACTTGGGGCAGACGAACTGATCTATGAGGCGGAGAGCCCGGACGAGGCGGCACTGGTCCACGCGGCAAGGGCCTACCACTGCACCCTGCGGGGACACTCGTTTGCGCGCCTTCTGGTGGAGCTGCCGGGGATGGGCAGCCTGGCCGTGCGCCTGCTCCACATCCTGCCATTCGACTCCACCCGCAAGAGGATGTCTGTGGTGGTCCGCCACCCACTCACCAAGCAGGTGGTGGTCTACACCAAGGGTGCCGACTCTGTCATCATGGACCTGGCAGAGTCACCTAAAGGTGCTGAGCAGTCAGAGAGCAGGCAGGGTCACATCAGAGAACAAACCCAGAAACACCTAGACAACTACGCCAGGGAAGGCCTTCGCACCCTCTGCATCGCTAAAAGG GTTTTGGAAGAGGAGGAGTATGAGGTTTGGTTGAAGCGTCATGCATTTGCGGAGACCAgtatagagaacagagaggagcttCTACTGGAGTCTGCACAAAGACTGGAGACCAACCTGACTCTACTGG GGGCAACAGGGATAGTGGATAGACTCCAGGAAGAGGTCCCAGAGACCATCGAGGCACTACAGAGAGCAGGGGTCAAAGTATGGGTCCTCACTGGGGACAAACAAGAGACTGCCATAAACATTGCCTGTGCCTGCAAACTACTCAGGTCCACAGACCACCTGCTGACTGCTAATTGTGGTAGCAAG GAGGCGTGCAGGGCCTTGTTGTTGGAGCTGCGGGCGGAGATGGAGTGCGGAGAGGCAGCTGAGGGTACGTCGGGCTTCACCCTGGTTGTAGACGGGCGTACGCTGGAGTTTGCCCTGCAGGAGGACCTGAAAGGGGACTTCCTGGAGCTGAGCCGGTGCTGCAGGGCCGTGATCTGCTGCCGCTCCACCCCCCTGCAGAAGAGCCAGGTGGTACGGCTGGTACAGGACCAGCTCCAAGTCATGACCCTCGCCATAG GTGATGGAGCCAATGATGTCAGTATGATCCAGGTAGCAGATGTTGGCATTGGGATATCTGGCCAGGAGGGCATGCAGGCTGTGATGTCCAGTGACTTTGCCATCTCCAGGTTTAAACACCTTCGCAAGCTGCTGTTGGTCCATGGCCACTGGTGCTACACACGCCTGGCAAACATGATTCTCTACTTCTTCTACAAGAATGTG atgtatGTTAACCTGCTATTCTGGTACCAGTTCTTCTGTGGATTCTCGGGGAGTGTTATGACCAACTCCTGGGTGCTCATCTTCTTCAACCTCCTCTTCACCTCTGTCCCTCCCCTTCTCTACGGGATCCTGGACAAAGACGTGTCTGCAGACACCCTCATTAAGTTACCGGAGCTCTACAAATCTGGACAGAATTCCAAG GCCTACCTCACTTCTACCTTCTGGCTGACAATGCTGGACGCTATTTACCAAAGCCTTGTCTGTTTCTTTGTTCCTTACTTT GCATACGCAGGGTCGGATGCAGACATGCTCTCCTTTGGTTCTCCCATCAATGCCTCGTCCCTCCTCATTATCCTACTGCACCAGGTCATCGAGAGCCGCACACTG ACATGGCTACATGCCTTATTGCTGATGGGTAGTGCTCTCTTCTACTTCTCTTTCACCCTGGTcttcagtgtggtgtgtgtgacatGTAGCCCCCCCAACAATCCCCTTGGTGTGGACAAGCTACAGATGTCCCAACCACTCTTCTACGGAGTGTGTGCCCTCACCACCATACTGGCACTGCTACCAAG ATTCCTGTTCCAGGCCCTGCACAACAGCATTTGCCCCTCTGACACAGTGAAGGCTGCTCTGATGGACCAGCTCAATCCAGATGACTACTGTAGAAGGATGCAGCGCTGGAACCAGACCCAGGCCCAGAGTAAAACCAGAAGTCTCGTCATCAACGTGGAAGACTCAGACATCAAGGTCCCTGACCCTGACTTCAGACTCCCTTCAGAGCTGAAGGAAGGCAGTGCTACCACTGGCTCTTTGCTCTCCTGA